A stretch of Haemophilus influenzae DNA encodes these proteins:
- a CDS encoding PBSX family phage terminase large subunit — protein sequence MSQLNIQFPTKFRPLFESIWPFIIFYGGRGSGKSFSIARALVLRAYQSPVRVLCCREIQKSISDSVIQMLADQIEMLGLQNFFDVQKTQIIGQNGSRFTFAGLKTNITSIKSMTGIDVVWVEEGENVSKESWDILIPTIREDGSQIIVSFNPKNILDDTYQRFVIHPPERCKSVLVNWQDNPYFPKELMEDMEQMRERDYELYRHVYEGEPVADSDLAIIKPVWIECAVDAHLKLGFTAKGMKKVGFDVADEGADSNDNAFVHGSVVLDIEVWKNGDVIDSANRTNQSAVKFKADLIIFDSIGVGAGVKAHFKRLPKSLQVEGFNAGGAVAYPEREYIKGKKNQDMFSNIKAQSWWALRDRFYKTYRAVKHGDVYPDDELISLSSNIKELEYLKAELSRPRVDYDNNGRVKVESKKDMKKRGIPSPNMADALVMCYATTKPKSLLDL from the coding sequence ATGAGCCAGCTTAATATTCAATTTCCTACGAAATTCCGACCGCTCTTTGAATCTATTTGGCCGTTTATTATTTTCTACGGTGGGCGAGGTTCAGGTAAAAGTTTTAGTATCGCTAGAGCATTAGTATTGCGAGCCTATCAATCGCCTGTTCGAGTTTTGTGTTGCCGTGAGATCCAAAAATCCATTTCTGATTCGGTTATTCAGATGTTGGCAGATCAGATTGAAATGTTAGGTCTACAAAATTTCTTCGATGTTCAGAAAACGCAAATTATCGGGCAAAACGGTTCACGCTTCACGTTTGCTGGGCTGAAAACCAACATCACATCAATCAAGTCAATGACGGGCATTGATGTAGTTTGGGTAGAAGAAGGCGAGAATGTTTCAAAAGAAAGTTGGGATATATTGATTCCAACCATTCGTGAAGACGGTTCGCAGATTATTGTGAGCTTTAACCCGAAGAATATTCTTGATGATACCTATCAGCGTTTTGTGATTCATCCGCCTGAGCGGTGTAAATCGGTCTTAGTGAATTGGCAAGACAACCCATATTTTCCGAAAGAATTAATGGAAGATATGGAGCAGATGCGTGAGCGTGATTATGAACTTTATCGTCACGTTTATGAGGGCGAGCCTGTGGCTGATTCCGATTTAGCCATTATTAAGCCTGTATGGATTGAATGTGCGGTGGATGCGCATCTCAAGCTCGGTTTTACCGCTAAAGGAATGAAGAAAGTTGGCTTTGATGTGGCTGATGAGGGTGCGGATAGTAACGATAATGCATTTGTTCACGGTTCTGTGGTGCTTGACATTGAAGTTTGGAAGAATGGCGATGTGATTGATTCCGCCAACCGAACAAATCAAAGTGCGGTCAAATTTAAAGCTGATTTGATTATATTCGATAGTATTGGCGTGGGGGCGGGAGTAAAAGCTCACTTTAAACGCTTGCCAAAATCTTTACAAGTGGAAGGATTTAATGCTGGTGGTGCAGTTGCTTATCCCGAGCGTGAATATATCAAAGGAAAAAAGAATCAAGATATGTTTTCGAACATTAAAGCCCAATCTTGGTGGGCGTTGCGAGATAGATTCTATAAAACCTATCGAGCAGTAAAGCATGGGGATGTTTACCCTGACGATGAACTGATAAGCCTATCGAGCAATATCAAAGAGCTTGAGTATTTGAAAGCAGAATTATCACGTCCTCGTGTTGATTATGACAATAACGGGCGGGTAAAGGTTGAAAGCAAAAAGGATATGAAAAAACGTGGCATACCTTCTCCAAATATGGCGGATGCTTTAGTCATGTGCTACGCCACGACAAAACCTAAATCACTACTGGATTTATAA
- a CDS encoding helix-turn-helix domain-containing protein — MNHLLTFYEKIIFTNPLETGIPEAVAKLALLNDYSALRAWREHLGLTQAEVASRLGISQAAYSQHENSQTLRKSTRIKIATALGINSAQLDF; from the coding sequence ATGAACCATTTATTAACATTTTATGAAAAAATCATCTTTACCAATCCACTTGAGACAGGTATTCCAGAAGCGGTTGCCAAATTAGCTTTATTGAACGATTATTCTGCATTGCGTGCTTGGCGTGAACACTTAGGTTTAACACAAGCGGAAGTGGCAAGCCGTTTAGGCATTTCTCAAGCTGCTTATTCACAACACGAAAATTCACAGACCTTGCGTAAAAGCACTCGCATTAAAATAGCGACAGCACTTGGCATTAATTCCGCTCAATTAGATTTTTAA
- the rnm gene encoding RNase RNM, with the protein MAKKYDLHCHSTASDGVLSPTELVHRAYAQGVNVLALCDHDTIAGIDEAEIAAKEVGIELITGVEISTNWEGRGIHIVGLNFDKTHPKMTALLQSQKALREKRAVEIGDKLEKAGIPNAYDGAKALADGEVTRAHYARYLVQIGKVSNDGQAFKRYLGQGKSAFVKAEWADIPTAIETIHAAGGVAVIAHPLRYNMTGKWVRKLIVDFKAWGGDGMEMADCGQTKDQRQMLARWAKEFNLLGSVGSDFHFPCGWIELGKNLDLVDSVIPVWEKF; encoded by the coding sequence ATGGCAAAAAAATACGATTTACATTGCCACAGCACCGCATCAGATGGAGTGTTGAGTCCAACCGAATTAGTGCATCGTGCTTATGCGCAAGGCGTGAACGTGTTGGCATTATGCGATCACGATACGATTGCGGGCATTGATGAAGCTGAGATTGCAGCGAAAGAAGTAGGCATTGAATTGATTACTGGAGTAGAAATTTCGACAAATTGGGAAGGGCGAGGGATCCATATTGTAGGATTAAACTTCGATAAAACTCATCCAAAAATGACCGCACTTTTGCAAAGTCAAAAAGCATTACGGGAAAAAAGAGCGGTGGAAATTGGCGATAAATTAGAAAAAGCAGGGATTCCTAATGCTTATGACGGGGCAAAAGCCTTAGCTGATGGTGAAGTTACGCGTGCTCATTACGCACGTTATTTGGTGCAGATTGGTAAGGTATCTAATGATGGTCAGGCTTTTAAACGCTATTTAGGGCAAGGAAAATCGGCATTTGTTAAAGCTGAATGGGCTGATATTCCCACAGCGATTGAGACAATCCATGCCGCAGGCGGTGTAGCCGTTATTGCGCATCCATTACGTTATAACATGACGGGGAAATGGGTGCGTAAGCTGATAGTCGATTTTAAGGCTTGGGGCGGTGATGGAATGGAAATGGCGGATTGTGGTCAAACAAAAGATCAGCGTCAAATGCTTGCTCGTTGGGCAAAAGAATTTAATCTGCTGGGATCCGTTGGCTCCGATTTTCATTTCCCTTGTGGCTGGATTGAGTTAGGAAAAAATTTAGATTTAGTTGATAGCGTTATCCCAGTTTGGGAAAAATTTTAG
- the pyrD gene encoding quinone-dependent dihydroorotate dehydrogenase produces MYQLFRHGIFQMDAEKAHDFTIQCLKLAGNPLFQPILKSLIHAPKGFPKTVMGVNFPNPIGLAAGADKNGDAIEGFGALGFGFLELGTVTPVAQDGNAKPRQFRLIEAEGIINRNGFNNNGIDYLIENVKNARYKGVIGINIGKNKFTPLEQGKDDYIFCLNKAYNYAGYITVNISSPNTPDLRQLQYGDYFDDLLRSIKDRQTILANQYNKYVPIAVKIAPDLTESELVQIADTLVRHKMDGVIATNTTISRDTVMGMKNAEQQGGLSGKPLQHKSTEIIKRLHQELKGQIPIIGSGGIDGLQNAQEKIEAGAELLQVYSGLIYHGPKLVKELVKNIK; encoded by the coding sequence ATGTATCAATTATTCCGTCACGGCATTTTCCAAATGGATGCTGAAAAGGCTCATGATTTCACGATTCAATGCTTGAAATTAGCAGGTAATCCTTTATTTCAACCGATCTTAAAATCTCTTATTCATGCTCCAAAAGGCTTTCCGAAAACGGTAATGGGTGTGAATTTCCCTAATCCCATTGGATTGGCGGCAGGGGCAGATAAAAATGGCGATGCGATTGAGGGCTTTGGTGCATTGGGTTTTGGTTTTTTAGAACTGGGAACTGTCACGCCCGTTGCACAAGATGGGAATGCAAAGCCACGTCAGTTTCGCTTGATTGAAGCTGAAGGCATTATTAACCGTAATGGTTTTAATAATAATGGTATTGACTATCTTATAGAAAATGTGAAAAACGCCCGTTATAAAGGTGTGATAGGCATCAATATTGGTAAGAATAAATTCACACCTTTGGAACAAGGCAAAGATGATTATATTTTCTGTTTGAACAAAGCCTATAACTACGCAGGTTATATTACGGTGAATATTTCATCTCCCAATACACCAGATTTGCGTCAATTACAATATGGTGATTATTTCGATGATTTATTGCGAAGCATCAAGGATCGTCAGACTATTTTGGCAAACCAATACAATAAATATGTGCCGATTGCGGTAAAAATTGCACCAGATTTAACGGAAAGTGAATTAGTGCAAATTGCGGATACGTTGGTTCGTCATAAAATGGATGGCGTTATTGCAACGAATACTACAATTTCTCGTGATACTGTGATGGGGATGAAAAATGCCGAACAGCAAGGCGGATTAAGTGGAAAGCCGTTGCAGCATAAAAGCACAGAGATTATTAAGCGATTACATCAAGAACTGAAAGGTCAGATTCCCATTATTGGTAGCGGTGGCATTGATGGTTTGCAAAATGCGCAAGAGAAAATTGAGGCTGGCGCCGAGTTGTTGCAAGTTTATTCAGGATTGATTTATCACGGTCCAAAATTAGTAAAAGAATTAGTAAAAAATATTAAATAA
- a CDS encoding terminase small subunit, protein MSDVKGKSTSGRGLTPKQEKFCQLYIELGNASEAYRQSYDCQDMKSESINRLAKKELDKIKIRSRVDVLQQEHRQRHNLTLDNIIADLQEYRDICMGRKPLTITTVVKNAQEGTAQSVNTECFVFEPTGANKALELLGKHLGMFTNKVDVTTDGKPLPTVINVTFSDEPA, encoded by the coding sequence ATGTCAGACGTGAAAGGAAAATCTACGTCTGGTCGTGGATTAACACCTAAACAAGAAAAATTTTGCCAGCTTTATATTGAGCTGGGGAATGCCAGTGAAGCATATCGGCAGAGTTATGATTGCCAAGATATGAAGTCCGAAAGTATAAACCGATTGGCTAAAAAAGAATTAGATAAGATCAAGATTAGATCAAGGGTTGATGTGCTTCAACAAGAGCACCGACAACGCCATAATCTTACCCTAGATAATATCATTGCGGACTTGCAAGAGTATCGTGATATTTGTATGGGAAGAAAGCCACTTACTATTACCACTGTGGTAAAAAATGCTCAAGAAGGAACGGCACAAAGCGTTAATACCGAATGTTTCGTTTTTGAACCGACAGGTGCAAATAAAGCCCTTGAATTGCTTGGGAAGCATTTAGGGATGTTTACCAATAAAGTTGATGTAACAACTGATGGCAAGCCCTTACCTACTGTGATTAATGTGACATTTAGCGATGAGCCAGCTTAA
- a CDS encoding phage holin, lambda family: MPIKEPDVWALIWSWLQTNLSSSSAQSAFWALFISLLRFGFMRKKPAIRYVLIDAAMCASIAGVAVPICTHLFGHTEYSSFLGTMIGFVGTEKIREFLFKFINRRIEKDDNDDFRSDI, encoded by the coding sequence ATGCCAATTAAAGAGCCTGATGTGTGGGCGTTAATATGGTCTTGGTTGCAAACAAATCTTAGTTCTAGCTCAGCACAGAGTGCTTTTTGGGCGTTATTTATTTCTCTTTTAAGATTTGGGTTTATGCGTAAAAAGCCAGCTATTCGTTATGTTTTAATTGATGCGGCTATGTGTGCATCCATTGCGGGTGTTGCAGTGCCAATTTGTACGCATTTATTTGGGCATACAGAATATTCTTCATTTCTTGGCACGATGATTGGTTTTGTTGGTACTGAAAAAATTCGCGAGTTTTTATTTAAATTCATTAATCGGAGAATTGAAAAAGATGACAATGATGATTTCCGAAGTGACATTTAA
- a CDS encoding P22AR C-terminal domain-containing protein yields MTTQIQFSIFNFKNSPVRTITDPNSEIWFCGTDVCDILGYVNAPDAMKKHCKEAGIAKRYISYPSGRKEAIFINEPNLYRLIIKSRKPEAEPFEAWVFEEVLPQIRKTGKYQLQPQQLALPEPEKKFSFEFTEYELQQLVWLWFAFMRGIVTFQHIEKAFRVLGSNMSSQIYGQAYEYLSVLRSTNQILNRITSDFDIDQMTNWRVLKHLRGFNPKAVKIDF; encoded by the coding sequence ATGACTACTCAAATCCAATTCTCAATATTTAATTTCAAAAATTCCCCAGTTCGCACGATTACCGATCCTAATAGTGAAATTTGGTTCTGTGGCACAGATGTGTGCGATATTCTCGGTTATGTAAATGCGCCTGATGCAATGAAAAAACATTGTAAAGAAGCTGGTATAGCAAAACGCTATATCAGCTATCCAAGCGGTAGAAAGGAAGCGATCTTTATCAATGAACCAAATCTTTACCGTCTGATCATCAAATCTCGTAAACCAGAAGCTGAACCATTTGAAGCGTGGGTATTTGAAGAAGTTCTTCCGCAAATTCGTAAAACAGGAAAATATCAACTTCAACCGCAACAGCTCGCCTTGCCAGAACCCGAAAAGAAATTCAGTTTTGAATTTACCGAGTATGAACTTCAACAGCTTGTTTGGTTGTGGTTCGCTTTCATGCGTGGCATCGTCACATTCCAACATATCGAAAAAGCCTTTAGAGTTTTAGGCTCAAATATGAGTTCACAAATCTACGGGCAGGCTTACGAGTATCTAAGCGTGCTACGCTCTACCAATCAAATCTTAAACCGCATCACAAGTGATTTTGACATCGACCAAATGACAAACTGGCGTGTATTAAAACACTTGCGAGGCTTTAATCCAAAAGCAGTCAAAATCGACTTCTAA
- the lysC gene encoding Rz1-like lysis system protein LysC yields MLNQLKQSLRLNLVLTLVCLSLFLTACTNKITTKPEYIYPPQAYTAPCVKTAFTGETYGDVVIQLVKVTAERDKCASQVDHLNKWINQAKGGK; encoded by the coding sequence ATGCTGAATCAGTTAAAACAATCATTAAGACTCAACCTTGTGCTCACACTCGTTTGCCTCAGTCTGTTCTTGACCGCTTGCACGAATAAAATCACGACTAAACCAGAATATATTTATCCGCCTCAAGCCTATACTGCACCTTGTGTCAAAACAGCATTTACTGGGGAAACATACGGCGATGTAGTCATACAGTTAGTTAAGGTAACCGCAGAGCGAGATAAGTGCGCAAGCCAAGTAGATCATCTTAATAAGTGGATTAATCAAGCAAAAGGCGGTAAATAG
- a CDS encoding DUF2570 family protein, whose amino-acid sequence MTKYIYMALAGVVVVLIGALRYQSSVIDELEITTKQQENTIQQQEDANKSLSLALQQERYAIIEQQERNNEIERIATENAESVKTIIKTQPCAHTRLPQSVLDRLHE is encoded by the coding sequence ATGACTAAGTACATTTACATGGCGTTAGCGGGTGTTGTCGTGGTTTTGATTGGTGCATTGCGTTACCAATCTAGCGTTATAGATGAGTTGGAAATAACGACAAAACAACAAGAAAATACTATCCAGCAACAAGAAGATGCTAACAAATCATTAAGTCTTGCGTTACAACAAGAGCGTTATGCCATTATTGAGCAACAAGAGCGTAATAATGAAATAGAAAGGATAGCAACAGAAAATGCTGAATCAGTTAAAACAATCATTAAGACTCAACCTTGTGCTCACACTCGTTTGCCTCAGTCTGTTCTTGACCGCTTGCACGAATAA
- a CDS encoding DUF1073 domain-containing protein encodes MNILDGIKSLALKLGSKQDQTYYARGLSLTDDLMQIEALWRDNWIANKVCIKRSEDMVRNWRDIFSNDLKSEQLDEFTKLERRLKLRETLTKALQWSSLYGAVGLLLVTDTINITSPLQPTERLKRLIILPKWKISPTGQRDDDVFSPNFGRYSEYTIIGGTQSVLVHHSRLLIINANDAPLSDNDVWGVSDFEKIIDVLKRFDSASANVGDLIFESKIDIFKIAGLSDKISAGLENDVAHVISAVQSIKSATNSLLLDAENEYDRKELSFGGLKDLLTEFRNAVAGAADMPVTILFGQSVSGLASGDEDIQNYHESIHRLQETRLRPVLEVLDTLLCNELFGGQPDDWWFEFLPLTVVKQEQQVNMLNTFATAANTLIQNGVVNEYQVANELRESGLFANISAEDIEEMKNVNEFAGNFEEPENTEDAQVQASEDEQENGALV; translated from the coding sequence ATGAATATTTTAGATGGCATCAAATCACTTGCGTTAAAGTTAGGCAGCAAACAAGACCAGACATATTATGCTCGTGGGCTTAGCTTAACCGATGACTTAATGCAAATCGAAGCATTATGGCGTGATAACTGGATTGCAAATAAGGTTTGTATTAAACGTTCGGAAGATATGGTGCGTAATTGGCGCGATATTTTCTCGAATGACTTGAAATCTGAACAGCTAGACGAGTTCACTAAGCTCGAGCGCAGATTAAAACTGCGTGAGACATTAACTAAAGCGTTGCAATGGTCTAGTTTGTATGGGGCAGTGGGTTTATTACTTGTCACTGACACAATTAACATCACTTCGCCATTGCAGCCTACAGAACGATTAAAGCGGTTGATTATCTTACCTAAATGGAAAATTTCACCTACAGGACAACGAGATGATGATGTGTTTTCGCCAAACTTTGGTCGATATAGTGAATATACCATTATTGGCGGCACACAATCTGTTTTAGTGCATCATTCACGTTTATTAATTATCAATGCCAATGATGCACCTTTATCTGATAATGATGTTTGGGGTGTGTCAGACTTTGAAAAGATTATTGATGTACTTAAACGCTTTGATAGTGCCTCAGCGAATGTCGGCGACCTTATTTTTGAAAGTAAAATCGATATTTTCAAAATTGCAGGGTTATCTGACAAGATTTCAGCTGGGTTAGAAAATGATGTGGCTCACGTTATTTCAGCGGTGCAGTCGATTAAATCAGCAACCAATAGTCTGTTGCTTGATGCGGAAAATGAGTACGACCGAAAAGAATTATCTTTTGGTGGGTTAAAAGATTTATTGACAGAGTTTCGCAATGCGGTGGCAGGTGCGGCAGATATGCCAGTCACCATTTTGTTTGGGCAATCTGTTTCGGGATTGGCAAGTGGAGATGAGGATATTCAAAACTACCACGAATCCATTCATCGATTGCAAGAAACAAGATTGCGTCCTGTGCTTGAAGTGCTTGATACATTACTATGCAATGAATTATTTGGTGGGCAACCTGATGACTGGTGGTTTGAGTTTTTACCATTGACGGTGGTTAAACAAGAACAACAAGTCAATATGCTTAATACCTTTGCTACAGCGGCAAATACGTTAATTCAAAATGGCGTAGTAAATGAATATCAAGTAGCAAACGAACTGCGCGAAAGTGGCTTGTTTGCCAATATCTCCGCTGAAGACATTGAGGAAATGAAAAATGTTAATGAATTTGCCGGAAATTTTGAAGAGCCAGAAAACACGGAAGATGCGCAAGTTCAAGCCAGTGAAGATGAGCAAGAGAACGGAGCTTTGGTATAG
- a CDS encoding P63C domain-containing protein has protein sequence MVSTSLTAEKRKERAEKAALARWEHKKALEELPLAIHEGVLSIGDKSLDVAVLQNDLRIISSASVFEALDRPNRGSRGGAITENEELIKLPAFMDANNLKPFINQDVIDVIKGVKYRTKDGKIKEGYDATILPVVCDIYLRAREEGALVGKQQNTAQKAEILIRSLAKVGIVALVDEVTGYQDARAKDALAKIFEAFVAKELQPWVKTFPLDYYKELCRLYGVQFPPKNNNQFPQFFGHITNNAVYARLAPELLPELKKSASKQAKKVKLHQFLTEDVGHPKLREHLSSIVTLLKLSKDKDNFYEMLDKIHPKLTLQEGQE, from the coding sequence ATGGTTTCTACCTCCTTAACGGCTGAAAAACGTAAAGAACGAGCCGAGAAAGCAGCGTTAGCACGCTGGGAACATAAAAAAGCACTAGAAGAACTCCCTTTAGCTATTCACGAAGGCGTATTAAGCATTGGTGATAAATCGCTTGATGTGGCAGTGCTTCAAAATGACTTACGCATTATTTCAAGTGCTTCTGTTTTTGAAGCATTAGATCGCCCAAATCGTGGTTCTCGTGGTGGCGCAATAACAGAAAACGAAGAATTGATCAAACTCCCTGCGTTTATGGATGCAAATAATCTAAAACCATTTATTAATCAAGATGTTATAGATGTGATCAAAGGGGTTAAATATCGCACCAAAGACGGTAAAATTAAGGAAGGATATGATGCGACTATTTTACCTGTCGTGTGTGATATTTATCTACGAGCACGTGAAGAAGGGGCGTTGGTTGGTAAGCAACAAAACACCGCCCAAAAAGCAGAAATTCTAATCCGCTCTTTAGCCAAAGTGGGCATTGTGGCATTAGTGGATGAAGTCACCGGCTATCAAGATGCACGAGCCAAAGACGCACTCGCAAAAATTTTTGAAGCCTTTGTCGCAAAAGAATTACAACCTTGGGTTAAAACCTTTCCTTTAGACTATTACAAGGAATTATGTCGTTTATATGGCGTTCAATTCCCTCCGAAAAATAATAATCAATTTCCACAATTCTTCGGGCATATTACAAACAACGCCGTGTATGCCCGACTCGCTCCAGAGTTATTACCAGAACTCAAAAAATCGGCAAGTAAACAAGCAAAAAAAGTAAAATTACACCAGTTTTTAACGGAAGACGTAGGGCACCCTAAATTGCGTGAACATTTATCTTCTATCGTTACACTTTTAAAGCTATCTAAAGATAAAGATAATTTTTATGAAATGTTAGATAAGATACACCCCAAACTCACACTTCAAGAAGGACAAGAATAG
- a CDS encoding glycoside hydrolase family 19 protein has protein sequence MTMMISEVTFNKIFPHAVKGVYQAISAQIEKAGCVNKMQQAMFLAQCGHESGGFTRFKENLNYSWLGLSKTFRKYFPDPLIAKKYERKPELIANRVYANRLGNGDEKSGDGWKYRGRGLIQITGKDNYAAFRKWLGRDIEPDDVAGNLDLSVKTAVWYWKCYELAELNSVEKVTRRINGGLNGIDERCKLYRALMVTDND, from the coding sequence ATGACAATGATGATTTCCGAAGTGACATTTAATAAAATTTTTCCACACGCAGTTAAAGGTGTTTATCAAGCTATTTCGGCGCAGATAGAAAAAGCAGGTTGTGTGAATAAGATGCAGCAAGCGATGTTTTTGGCTCAATGTGGACATGAAAGTGGCGGATTTACAAGATTTAAAGAAAATTTAAATTATTCTTGGCTTGGGCTTTCTAAAACTTTCCGTAAATATTTCCCAGACCCTCTTATAGCGAAGAAATATGAGCGCAAACCTGAACTTATTGCCAATCGTGTTTATGCTAATCGTCTAGGTAATGGCGATGAGAAAAGTGGAGATGGTTGGAAGTATCGTGGTCGTGGACTGATTCAGATCACAGGTAAGGATAATTATGCCGCGTTTAGAAAATGGTTAGGTAGAGATATTGAGCCAGATGATGTGGCAGGGAATTTAGATTTATCTGTTAAAACTGCAGTGTGGTATTGGAAATGCTATGAGTTGGCTGAGCTTAATTCTGTGGAAAAAGTTACGCGAAGAATTAATGGTGGACTAAATGGCATTGATGAGCGTTGCAAGCTCTATCGAGCATTAATGGTAACGGATAATGACTAA
- a CDS encoding chalcone isomerase family protein — protein MKMKSLFVAMITFFSAAPFAHWQPIGNAEYTWGPFHVYTIGLFSETGTYQENERPLMLSFKYEKPIEGKNFAITLIKEIETLKLNDGDTQSWLKEMQATFPDFSPNDILNYIALPDRGYFVLNDTVLEHDFDAKFNQAFIGIWLAPNSTFVKLQPQLLGKTKSNHEATEFYLKPEIESFDEQDSTPELPPNYLLDSQKKSQG, from the coding sequence ATGAAAATGAAATCCCTTTTTGTGGCAATGATAACGTTTTTTTCTGCCGCACCTTTTGCTCATTGGCAACCCATCGGAAATGCCGAATACACTTGGGGGCCGTTCCATGTTTATACCATTGGTTTGTTTTCTGAAACTGGCACTTATCAAGAAAATGAACGTCCATTAATGCTCTCTTTCAAATATGAAAAACCCATTGAAGGAAAAAATTTTGCGATTACGCTCATTAAAGAAATCGAAACCTTAAAACTTAATGATGGCGATACTCAAAGCTGGCTTAAAGAAATGCAAGCGACCTTTCCTGATTTCTCACCAAACGATATTTTGAACTATATTGCCTTACCCGATAGAGGCTACTTCGTCTTAAATGATACAGTTTTAGAACACGATTTTGATGCTAAATTTAATCAAGCATTTATCGGCATTTGGCTTGCACCGAATAGTACTTTTGTAAAACTTCAGCCACAATTATTAGGCAAAACGAAAAGCAATCATGAAGCGACAGAGTTTTATCTCAAACCTGAAATTGAATCCTTTGATGAACAAGATTCTACACCTGAATTACCGCCAAATTATTTATTAGATAGTCAGAAAAAATCTCAAGGATAA
- a CDS encoding phage minor head protein, translating into MLMNLPEILKSQKTRKMRKFKPVKMSKRTELWYRQQLKQFVKTMTDDVERAMQQPQGSFFMDDAKGFQAISAKALMKVLEKYEKSDRTSQAENIANGFVGRGDAQNHAEVSTNLKNQTGIDLSAYLRNSPNIAERVNALTAGNIQLIKSIRSQYLDKVQNTVMQAMVRGSLNKDLAAQVKDLGKTTEKRAMFIARDQSSKLNAALTQARHEEVGIKKYMWSTSGDERVRESHAEKDGQIFEYANPPADTGHPGHDVNCRCVQIPVLDDVVNLKSEETELSYQAAEPNKTGKMDLDELFESSIGGGGNKSFSNFGGVNSELITLAKESIGLDITDWQHSIDESSIRHILKQHGNEKAENKRGQRAVTKKDILLLPLVVSAFDSIEYTGTSDSGNETFLIKKEIDDEIFSVQEVRKRHKKIAVKTMWIKRKKKATSSA; encoded by the coding sequence ATGTTAATGAATTTGCCGGAAATTTTGAAGAGCCAGAAAACACGGAAGATGCGCAAGTTCAAGCCAGTGAAGATGAGCAAGAGAACGGAGCTTTGGTATAGACAACAGCTTAAACAGTTCGTCAAAACGATGACCGATGATGTAGAAAGAGCTATGCAACAACCGCAAGGCTCTTTTTTTATGGATGATGCGAAAGGGTTCCAGGCGATTAGTGCGAAAGCGCTGATGAAAGTATTAGAAAAGTACGAAAAATCTGACCGCACTTCTCAAGCTGAAAATATCGCCAATGGCTTCGTTGGTCGTGGTGATGCACAAAACCATGCTGAAGTATCAACCAATTTGAAAAACCAAACTGGCATCGATTTATCCGCTTATTTACGCAATAGTCCAAATATTGCTGAAAGAGTGAATGCATTGACCGCTGGTAATATCCAGTTAATCAAGTCTATTCGCTCGCAATATCTTGATAAAGTGCAAAATACCGTCATGCAAGCAATGGTTCGGGGTTCTTTAAATAAAGACCTTGCAGCACAAGTAAAAGACTTAGGTAAAACAACCGAAAAACGAGCGATGTTTATTGCTCGAGACCAGTCCTCAAAATTAAATGCCGCCTTAACGCAAGCGAGACATGAAGAGGTTGGTATAAAAAAATACATGTGGTCAACATCGGGTGATGAGCGTGTGCGAGAAAGCCATGCGGAAAAAGATGGGCAGATATTCGAATATGCCAATCCGCCTGCCGATACTGGTCACCCTGGTCATGATGTTAATTGTCGATGCGTTCAGATTCCAGTGCTTGATGATGTAGTTAACTTAAAATCAGAAGAAACCGAATTAAGCTACCAGGCCGCAGAACCTAATAAGACAGGGAAAATGGATCTCGATGAGTTATTTGAAAGCTCTATCGGTGGAGGTGGTAATAAGTCATTTTCTAACTTTGGTGGGGTTAATTCTGAATTAATTACGTTAGCGAAAGAGAGTATTGGTTTGGATATTACAGATTGGCAACACAGTATTGATGAATCAAGCATCCGACACATATTGAAACAACATGGAAACGAAAAAGCGGAAAATAAACGAGGGCAAAGAGCCGTTACAAAAAAAGACATTTTATTATTGCCTTTGGTTGTCTCCGCATTTGATAGCATTGAGTACACTGGGACAAGCGATTCAGGGAATGAAACGTTTTTGATTAAAAAAGAGATTGATGACGAAATATTCAGCGTGCAGGAAGTTAGGAAGAGACACAAGAAGATTGCAGTTAAAACAATGTGGATTAAAAGGAAAAAGAAAGCCACAAGCTCCGCATAG